The Alicyclobacillus vulcanalis genome has a window encoding:
- the cphA gene encoding cyanophycin synthetase, which produces MNIVRIRCIEGPNIFTYRPILLARVDLGAYTGKESIDIPGFRDRLLHHFPGLWQHHCAKGRPGGFIERLEDGTYFGHICEHVAIELGHLAGIPANYGKTVFAGRPGLYDIAIECASFPAQRRALEGAVQVVAALAEDRHPGDLDALVRDIAKLYEDDRLGPSTQAIVDACRRRNIPVRRLQGSFLELGYGVHRKRIEATLTDRTSCVAADIASDKALTKRLLEEAGLAVPPGGVAADEDEAVRLWQDIGRPAVVKPLDARQGQGVSLRLESEAEVRAAFREARRYARDVIVEAYVPGENVRVLVVDGRAVAASVREPAYVEGDGVHTVRELVDLVNRDPRRGEGHEKPLTKIAIDEIARQVLERQGLTPASVPEAGQRVALRESANLSTGGEAHDVTDVIDPSYLRIAERAAEAVGLDVCGVDLVVPALRSPADAGGYAVIEVNACPGIRMHEHPSSGSPRQAAEAIVESLFPAGSDGRIPIVSITGTNGKTTTARLVAHGFALAGKTVGLTTTGGVYIGGECVCRGDTTGPRSARLVLSHPRVEVAVLETARGGIVRGGLAYDAADVGVITNLSLDHVGQDGLESIDDIAFVKALVGECVRDDGAVVLNADDPRVLALASRFRAPLVLVSLAPDHAAVARHVQAGGAAVVVSDGVLYEWRNGAVRPIIPVAQIPICLGGIARFHVENAALAAAAMRAAGLPLATVAQALSTFAPEQNTGRLEMYVLPNGARVLLDYGHNPAGFREVGRLLQALPCRRRIGVVGVPGDRADHVVREAGQSLAPWFDEFIVKEDADLRGRRPGEIAQILSSAIARTCPSKKVDVVLDEREAMMAALGRLGPEDMACVFYERLAPLREALEALGARPWHKVAAEREGARLATL; this is translated from the coding sequence ATGAACATCGTGCGCATTCGCTGCATCGAGGGGCCCAACATCTTCACGTATCGCCCAATTCTCCTGGCTCGGGTCGATCTCGGCGCGTATACGGGGAAAGAGAGCATCGACATCCCCGGCTTCCGGGATCGCCTTTTGCACCATTTCCCCGGCCTGTGGCAACACCACTGCGCCAAGGGCCGTCCGGGCGGCTTCATCGAGCGGTTGGAGGACGGCACCTACTTCGGCCACATCTGCGAGCATGTCGCCATTGAATTGGGGCACCTCGCGGGCATCCCGGCCAACTACGGCAAGACCGTGTTCGCGGGCCGTCCCGGGCTGTACGACATCGCCATCGAGTGCGCCTCCTTCCCCGCCCAGCGGCGCGCGCTCGAGGGCGCCGTGCAGGTGGTGGCCGCGCTCGCGGAAGACCGCCATCCGGGCGATCTCGACGCCCTCGTCCGCGACATCGCGAAGCTGTACGAGGACGACCGCCTCGGCCCGAGCACCCAGGCCATCGTCGACGCGTGCCGGCGGCGCAACATCCCCGTTCGCCGCTTGCAGGGGAGCTTCCTCGAGCTCGGCTACGGCGTGCACCGGAAGCGGATCGAGGCGACGTTGACCGATCGGACGTCCTGCGTCGCGGCCGACATCGCGAGCGACAAGGCCCTGACCAAGCGCCTCCTCGAGGAGGCGGGCCTCGCCGTGCCGCCTGGTGGCGTGGCCGCAGATGAAGACGAGGCCGTGCGGCTCTGGCAGGACATCGGGCGGCCCGCGGTGGTCAAGCCGCTCGACGCCCGCCAGGGCCAGGGCGTGTCGCTTCGGCTCGAATCCGAGGCCGAGGTGCGGGCCGCGTTTCGCGAGGCGCGCCGCTACGCCCGCGACGTGATCGTCGAGGCGTACGTGCCGGGCGAAAATGTGCGCGTCCTGGTCGTGGACGGGCGGGCTGTCGCCGCGTCCGTGCGCGAGCCCGCCTACGTTGAAGGAGACGGCGTGCACACCGTGCGCGAGCTGGTCGATCTCGTCAATCGCGATCCTCGGCGCGGCGAGGGCCACGAGAAGCCGCTCACCAAGATCGCCATCGACGAGATCGCGCGGCAGGTGCTCGAGCGCCAGGGCCTCACGCCCGCGTCGGTGCCGGAGGCGGGGCAGCGGGTGGCGCTGCGCGAGAGCGCCAACCTCTCGACCGGCGGCGAGGCCCACGACGTGACCGACGTCATTGACCCCTCATACCTGCGCATCGCGGAGCGGGCCGCCGAGGCCGTCGGGCTCGACGTGTGCGGCGTCGATCTCGTCGTGCCCGCGCTCAGGTCGCCCGCGGACGCCGGGGGGTACGCGGTGATTGAGGTGAACGCGTGCCCGGGCATTCGCATGCACGAGCACCCGTCGAGCGGATCGCCGCGCCAAGCGGCCGAGGCCATCGTGGAGTCGCTGTTTCCGGCCGGATCGGACGGGCGAATTCCCATCGTGTCCATCACGGGCACCAACGGCAAGACCACGACGGCGCGGCTCGTGGCGCATGGCTTCGCGCTGGCGGGCAAGACCGTGGGCCTCACGACGACGGGCGGCGTGTACATCGGCGGCGAGTGCGTCTGCCGGGGGGACACGACGGGGCCGAGGAGCGCGCGGCTCGTGCTGTCGCATCCGCGCGTCGAGGTGGCCGTGTTGGAGACGGCCCGGGGCGGCATCGTGCGCGGGGGGCTCGCCTACGACGCGGCGGACGTCGGTGTCATCACCAACCTCTCGCTCGATCACGTCGGGCAGGACGGCCTCGAGTCAATCGACGACATCGCCTTTGTGAAGGCCCTTGTGGGCGAGTGCGTGCGCGATGACGGCGCGGTGGTCCTGAACGCGGATGACCCGCGCGTGCTGGCGCTTGCCTCTCGCTTTCGCGCACCGCTCGTGCTCGTCTCGCTGGCGCCGGACCACGCGGCGGTGGCTCGGCACGTGCAGGCGGGCGGCGCGGCCGTGGTGGTGTCGGACGGCGTGCTGTACGAGTGGCGAAACGGCGCCGTGCGCCCCATCATCCCGGTGGCGCAGATTCCCATCTGCCTGGGCGGGATCGCGCGCTTTCACGTCGAAAACGCGGCCTTGGCGGCGGCGGCCATGCGTGCGGCGGGCTTGCCGCTTGCGACGGTGGCGCAGGCGCTGTCGACGTTCGCGCCGGAGCAAAACACAGGCCGCCTCGAGATGTACGTGCTCCCCAACGGGGCTCGCGTCCTGCTCGACTACGGCCACAATCCGGCCGGCTTCCGCGAAGTGGGGCGCTTGCTGCAGGCCCTCCCGTGCAGGCGGCGGATAGGCGTCGTCGGCGTGCCAGGGGATCGGGCCGATCACGTCGTGCGCGAGGCCGGGCAAAGCCTCGCGCCGTGGTTCGACGAGTTCATTGTGAAAGAGGACGCCGATCTGCGGGGGCGCAGGCCGGGCGAGATCGCGCAGATCCTGTCTTCCGCCATCGCGCGGACCTGCCCGAGCAAAAAGGTCGACGTGGTGCTGGACGAGCGAGAGGCGATGATGGCGGCCCTCGGGCGGCTTGGTCCGGAGGACATGGCCTGCGTGTTTTACGAGCGGCTGGCCCCTCTCAGGGAGGCGCTTGAGGCCCTTGGCGCGCGGCCGTGGCACAAGGTCGCGGCGGAGCGCGAAGGGGCGCGGCTCGCGACGCTGTAA
- the ispE gene encoding 4-(cytidine 5'-diphospho)-2-C-methyl-D-erythritol kinase, with the protein MLFQRAYAKINLTLDVLGRRGDGYHEVDMVMQTVDLSDVLWLEPRDDGEITMDSTSSSVPVDERNLCVQAAHAFRRRTGFRGGVHIQLDKHIPVAAGLAGGSSDAAAVLRGLNQMSGAGLTLDELAELGAEIGSDVPYCVYGGLAIARGRGERVTRYPHVPAMYAVLLHPRIFVSTADVYKGLSPSDFTDAPRSETMVQALAEGQLERVAEIVHNALERVTMSLYPELKALKERVASIAQRPVHMSGSGPTLYVLTPVQTHAQRLYNALRGIMKDVYVCRFVGGYAEAHARS; encoded by the coding sequence TTGTTGTTCCAACGCGCGTACGCAAAAATCAATTTGACGCTGGACGTGCTCGGCCGCCGCGGCGACGGGTACCACGAGGTGGACATGGTCATGCAGACCGTGGATCTGTCGGACGTCCTTTGGCTCGAGCCGCGCGACGATGGGGAGATCACGATGGACAGCACGTCGTCCTCGGTGCCGGTGGACGAGCGCAACCTGTGTGTGCAGGCGGCGCACGCGTTTCGCCGCCGCACGGGCTTTCGGGGCGGTGTGCACATCCAGCTCGACAAGCACATTCCGGTCGCGGCCGGCCTCGCCGGCGGGTCGAGCGACGCCGCGGCGGTGTTGCGCGGGCTCAACCAAATGTCCGGCGCGGGACTCACCCTCGACGAGCTGGCGGAGTTGGGGGCCGAGATCGGCTCGGACGTCCCGTACTGCGTCTACGGCGGGCTTGCCATCGCGCGCGGTCGCGGCGAGCGGGTGACGCGCTATCCGCACGTCCCGGCCATGTACGCGGTGCTACTGCATCCCCGCATCTTCGTCTCGACGGCGGACGTGTACAAGGGCCTTTCGCCGTCCGATTTCACCGACGCCCCGCGCAGCGAGACGATGGTGCAAGCGCTCGCGGAGGGCCAGCTCGAGCGCGTGGCCGAGATCGTCCACAACGCGCTGGAGCGCGTCACCATGAGCCTGTACCCGGAGCTCAAGGCGCTCAAGGAGCGGGTGGCCTCCATCGCGCAGCGGCCGGTGCACATGTCTGGGTCCGGTCCGACGCTCTACGTGCTCACGCCCGTGCAGACGCACGCCCAGCGGCTTTACAACGCGCTCCGCGGCATCATGAAAGACGTCTACGTGTGTCGGTTCGTCGGCGGCTACGCCGAGGCACACGCGCGAAGCTGA
- the purR gene encoding pur operon repressor: MQRHERLIRLTRRLIERPMAPIGISALAENWGVAKSTLSEDVQLVREALADDGAGRVETLVGAQGGVRYVPQVDDAQAEAFLWDVARRLASPDRVIAGEFLYASDVLGDPDVIDTAGAMVASRFAHAGVEVVVTVETKGIPLAASAARYLHAPLAIVRREQRVTEGASLTTHYVSGSAKRIQTMSLSTRLIPRGARALIVDDFMRAGATARAVAELVGEFGGEVCGTAVFMATSQPAKKMVTQYVALLEVGPVQEGGFEVRPNLGALTGRTHDH, encoded by the coding sequence ATGCAGCGGCACGAACGGCTCATTCGGCTGACCCGCCGTCTCATCGAGCGGCCCATGGCGCCCATCGGCATCTCCGCGCTCGCCGAGAACTGGGGCGTCGCCAAGTCCACTCTGAGCGAGGACGTCCAGCTCGTCCGCGAAGCGCTCGCGGACGACGGGGCAGGGCGCGTCGAGACCCTCGTCGGCGCCCAGGGCGGTGTGCGCTACGTCCCGCAGGTGGACGACGCGCAGGCCGAGGCGTTTCTGTGGGACGTGGCGCGCAGGCTCGCCTCGCCGGATCGCGTCATCGCGGGCGAGTTTTTGTACGCGTCCGATGTCCTCGGCGATCCCGACGTGATCGACACGGCCGGCGCGATGGTGGCGAGCCGCTTCGCCCACGCGGGCGTCGAGGTGGTGGTCACCGTCGAGACGAAGGGCATCCCGCTCGCCGCGAGCGCGGCGCGGTACTTGCACGCGCCGCTCGCCATCGTGCGGCGGGAACAGCGCGTCACGGAGGGCGCGTCGCTCACGACGCACTACGTGTCGGGCTCCGCCAAGCGCATCCAGACCATGTCCTTGAGCACGCGGCTCATTCCGCGCGGGGCGCGTGCGCTCATCGTGGACGACTTCATGCGGGCGGGCGCCACGGCTCGCGCGGTGGCCGAGCTCGTCGGGGAGTTCGGCGGGGAGGTGTGTGGCACGGCCGTGTTCATGGCCACATCGCAGCCGGCCAAGAAGATGGTCACCCAGTACGTCGCGCTCCTCGAAGTCGGACCCGTGCAGGAGGGCGGCTTTGAGGTGCGGCCCAACCTCGGTGCGCTCACCGGGCGCACCCACGATCATTGA
- a CDS encoding RidA family protein, with amino-acid sequence MQIIHTDHAPKAIGPYSQAIQVDRFVYTSGQIPLTPEGEMVQGGVKEQVEQVFRNLDAVLTAAGARRDQVVKATIFMTDLAEFQVVNEACEAFFGGHKPARSTVQVAALPRGAKVEIELVAYLG; translated from the coding sequence ATGCAGATCATTCACACGGATCACGCGCCGAAGGCCATCGGTCCGTACTCGCAGGCCATCCAGGTGGACCGCTTCGTCTACACGTCCGGGCAGATTCCGCTGACCCCCGAAGGCGAGATGGTTCAAGGCGGCGTGAAGGAGCAGGTGGAACAGGTGTTCCGCAACCTCGACGCCGTGCTCACGGCGGCGGGCGCGCGGCGCGACCAGGTGGTCAAGGCCACCATCTTCATGACCGATCTCGCCGAGTTCCAGGTCGTCAACGAGGCGTGTGAAGCGTTTTTCGGCGGCCACAAGCCCGCTCGCTCCACCGTTCAGGTGGCGGCGCTGCCGCGCGGCGCCAAGGTCGAGATCGAGCTCGTCGCCTACCTCGGCTGA
- the spoVG gene encoding septation regulator SpoVG — MQITDVRLRRVASEGRMKAIASITIDSEFVVHDIRVIDGNNGMFVAMPSKKTPDGEFRDIAHPISSSTRQKIQEAVLAAYYRAQEAESEKQPLGDSAM; from the coding sequence GTGCAGATCACCGATGTAAGGCTTCGCCGAGTGGCGAGTGAAGGCCGCATGAAGGCGATCGCGTCCATTACCATCGACAGCGAGTTTGTCGTCCACGACATCCGCGTGATCGATGGGAACAACGGCATGTTTGTCGCGATGCCGAGCAAAAAGACGCCGGACGGCGAGTTCCGCGACATCGCACATCCCATTTCGTCGTCCACGCGCCAGAAAATCCAAGAAGCGGTGCTCGCGGCCTACTATCGCGCGCAGGAAGCGGAATCGGAAAAGCAGCCGCTCGGCGATTCGGCCATGTGA
- the glmU gene encoding bifunctional UDP-N-acetylglucosamine diphosphorylase/glucosamine-1-phosphate N-acetyltransferase GlmU encodes MAQTAVVLAAGHGTRMKSQTHKVLHPVCGKPMIHHLLDSLGEAGIGQVVVVVGQHREQVEASIQGRAEIAVQEKQLGTADAVRAAMPLVSPESETVVVLYGDAPLIRPETILTLMRLREENRAACVVLAAEVANPTGLGRVFLNDRGEVKRIVEEKDATLEERKHRLINTGIYAFRRDALEQALAEVNNDNAQGEYYLTDTALILSRRGERVIAHIAEDEDEIASVNNRVELARVEAICRRHILEHWMREGVTVMDPAATYVEADVELAPDVTLLPGTMLAGRTRIASGAVVGPNARLVDTIVGEGARVQYTVAVEAVIGPGAEVGPFAYLRPGADIGARVKIGDFVEVKNSRIGDDTKVSHLAYVGDADVGRNVNVGCGAITVNYDGERKHRTVIGDDSFIGSNVNLIAPVTIGKGAYVVAGTTVTDDIGDDGFAIGRVPQTTKPNYVRSWKARRQNRNPEKGGNHRGH; translated from the coding sequence ATGGCGCAAACGGCTGTCGTGCTGGCCGCGGGGCACGGCACACGCATGAAATCGCAGACACACAAGGTGTTGCATCCGGTCTGTGGCAAACCGATGATTCACCACCTGCTGGACAGCCTCGGCGAGGCGGGGATTGGTCAAGTCGTCGTGGTGGTCGGCCAGCACCGGGAACAGGTGGAGGCGTCCATTCAGGGGCGCGCGGAAATCGCAGTTCAGGAGAAGCAGTTGGGTACCGCGGATGCGGTGCGGGCGGCCATGCCGCTCGTTTCCCCCGAGTCGGAGACGGTGGTCGTGCTTTACGGAGACGCTCCGCTCATTCGGCCGGAGACCATTTTGACCCTGATGCGGCTGCGCGAGGAGAACCGCGCAGCCTGTGTCGTGCTTGCGGCTGAAGTCGCGAATCCGACGGGGCTGGGGCGCGTCTTTTTGAATGATCGCGGCGAGGTCAAGCGCATTGTCGAGGAGAAGGACGCGACGCTCGAGGAGCGCAAACACAGGCTCATCAACACGGGCATCTATGCGTTCCGGCGCGATGCGCTGGAACAGGCGCTTGCCGAGGTCAACAACGACAACGCCCAAGGCGAGTACTACCTGACCGACACGGCGCTCATTCTGTCCCGCCGCGGGGAGCGCGTCATCGCGCACATCGCGGAGGACGAGGACGAGATTGCAAGCGTCAACAATCGCGTCGAGCTCGCGCGCGTGGAGGCCATCTGCCGGCGCCACATCCTAGAGCACTGGATGAGGGAGGGCGTCACGGTGATGGATCCTGCTGCCACGTACGTGGAGGCGGATGTGGAGCTCGCGCCGGACGTGACGCTTTTGCCCGGCACGATGCTCGCGGGCCGCACGCGCATCGCGTCGGGGGCCGTCGTGGGCCCCAACGCCCGCCTTGTGGACACCATCGTGGGCGAAGGCGCCCGGGTCCAGTACACGGTGGCGGTGGAGGCCGTGATCGGCCCGGGGGCGGAAGTCGGTCCGTTTGCGTATCTGCGCCCGGGTGCGGACATCGGGGCGCGCGTGAAAATCGGCGATTTCGTCGAGGTGAAAAACAGCCGCATCGGCGATGATACGAAGGTGAGTCACCTCGCGTACGTCGGCGACGCGGACGTCGGCCGAAACGTCAACGTCGGCTGCGGAGCCATCACCGTGAACTACGACGGCGAGCGAAAGCACCGGACGGTGATCGGCGACGACAGCTTCATCGGGTCGAACGTGAACCTCATCGCGCCCGTCACCATCGGCAAGGGAGCGTACGTGGTTGCCGGCACCACGGTGACGGACGACATCGGCGACGACGGCTTCGCCATCGGCCGCGTGCCGCAGACCACGAAGCCGAACTACGTCCGGTCGTGGAAGGCGCGCAGGCAGAATCGGAATCCGGAGAAAGGCGGGAACCATCGTGGCCATTGA
- a CDS encoding ribose-phosphate diphosphokinase, whose amino-acid sequence MAIDADLKLVTGNANPALAQEIADYIGVPLADCQVGRFSDGEVRIRLGESVRGANVFIIQPTSQPVNEHLMELLILMDAVKRASARTINVVIPYYGYARQDRKARARDPITAKLVANLLQTAGASRVISMDLHAGQIQGFFDIPVDHLIGMPILADYFLDKQIENPVVVSPDMGGVTRARAFAERLGAPLAIIDKRRPDANVAQVMNIIGDIEGKTAILIDDMIDTAGTITAGAAELLKRGARGVYACCIHPVLSGQGVERLQNSAVEEVVVTNTIALPESKRIDKIKVLSVAELIAEAIIRVHTQRSVSQLFD is encoded by the coding sequence GTGGCCATTGACGCCGACTTGAAGCTCGTCACGGGAAATGCCAATCCGGCATTGGCGCAGGAGATTGCCGACTACATCGGGGTCCCGCTGGCGGACTGCCAAGTCGGGCGGTTTTCGGACGGCGAGGTCCGCATCCGCCTCGGCGAGAGTGTGCGAGGCGCCAACGTGTTCATCATTCAACCGACGAGCCAGCCTGTGAACGAGCACCTCATGGAGCTGCTCATCCTGATGGACGCGGTCAAGCGGGCGTCGGCGCGCACCATCAACGTCGTCATCCCATACTATGGGTATGCGCGCCAAGACCGCAAAGCTCGCGCGCGCGATCCCATCACGGCGAAGCTCGTCGCCAATCTTCTGCAGACGGCGGGCGCGAGCCGCGTGATCTCGATGGATCTGCACGCGGGTCAGATCCAGGGCTTCTTCGACATCCCGGTCGACCACCTGATCGGGATGCCTATCCTGGCGGATTACTTCCTGGACAAGCAAATCGAAAATCCCGTCGTGGTCTCGCCGGACATGGGCGGCGTCACGCGGGCCCGCGCGTTTGCGGAGCGCCTCGGCGCGCCGCTCGCCATCATCGACAAACGCCGCCCGGACGCCAATGTGGCGCAGGTGATGAACATCATCGGCGATATCGAAGGGAAGACCGCCATTCTGATCGACGACATGATCGACACCGCCGGCACCATCACGGCGGGCGCGGCGGAGCTTCTCAAGCGGGGCGCGCGCGGCGTCTACGCCTGCTGCATCCATCCGGTGCTCTCTGGGCAGGGCGTCGAGCGCCTGCAGAATTCGGCCGTCGAAGAGGTGGTCGTCACCAACACCATCGCGCTGCCGGAATCGAAGCGCATTGACAAGATCAAGGTGCTGTCGGTGGCGGAGCTCATCGCGGAGGCCATCATCCGCGTGCACACGCAGCGCTCTGTGAGCCAGCTGTTCGACTGA
- the pth gene encoding aminoacyl-tRNA hydrolase has protein sequence MKVIVGLGNPGREYERTRHNAGFMAVDILADRLGARVDQADFHALVGDARYAGEKVLLVKPHTYMNVSGLCVSELVRYYRLDPANDLLVLYDDMDFPPGVVRLKAQGSAGGHNGIKSIIESLGAETFGRIRIGIGRPPKGAPIVPYVLGAFSPEEEPHIRRALETAAEAALYAIERGFAEAMTRYNAAARA, from the coding sequence TTGAAAGTCATCGTGGGACTCGGGAATCCGGGGCGCGAGTACGAGCGCACGCGCCACAACGCCGGGTTCATGGCCGTCGATATCTTGGCGGATCGGCTCGGGGCGCGCGTGGACCAGGCCGACTTCCACGCGCTCGTCGGCGATGCGCGATACGCGGGCGAGAAGGTTCTGTTGGTGAAGCCGCACACGTATATGAACGTAAGCGGCCTTTGCGTGAGCGAGCTGGTCCGCTATTATCGGCTCGATCCGGCCAACGACCTGTTGGTGCTGTACGACGATATGGATTTTCCGCCCGGTGTCGTCCGCCTCAAGGCGCAGGGTTCGGCCGGCGGGCACAACGGGATCAAGTCCATCATCGAGTCGCTCGGCGCGGAGACGTTTGGGCGGATCCGCATCGGCATCGGCCGGCCGCCGAAAGGAGCGCCGATCGTCCCGTACGTGTTGGGAGCGTTTTCACCCGAGGAAGAGCCGCACATTCGCCGGGCGCTCGAGACAGCCGCCGAGGCCGCGCTCTACGCCATCGAGCGCGGCTTCGCCGAAGCCATGACCCGTTACAACGCGGCGGCCCGGGCGTAA
- a CDS encoding anti-sigma-F factor Fin: protein MRFEYVCRYCRQKIGAVENPRWSLGDAMERLGLHHLDPDHQQDVIRPREDQIEIQTVCDTCEQAVARHPELLLEGSIIQ, encoded by the coding sequence ATGCGCTTCGAATACGTCTGCCGCTACTGCAGACAGAAGATTGGGGCGGTGGAAAATCCCCGCTGGTCGCTCGGGGACGCGATGGAACGGCTTGGCCTCCATCATCTCGATCCCGACCACCAGCAGGACGTCATCCGCCCGCGAGAGGACCAAATCGAGATTCAGACGGTGTGCGACACCTGTGAGCAGGCCGTCGCAAGGCACCCTGAGCTGCTCTTGGAAGGAAGTATCATACAATAA